Proteins encoded together in one Janthinobacterium tructae window:
- a CDS encoding tetratricopeptide repeat-containing response regulator, whose translation MKELKGLSALIIEPHPGMRASLHNMLNLCGLAKIDDAASSGQAIRMLGSKSYDLILCEYDLDGGQDGQQMLEDLRHHKLMHASTMFFMVTGEGSFAKVVSAVELLPTDYILKPFTAENMLERIGRALDKRNAFVPVYALIDVGNERAAIAACAEGASLYPRYATDFLRLRAELHLLLGEAADAEPIYAALYQAKSIGWARLGQAKTQFLLGEYAAAQGTLEGLLENNKRFLDAYDWLARTHLAQGKPELAQATLSEAVALSPHAVRRLRRLGEAALAADDIEMAEKALKLVVSKAKYSEFRDPEDHVRLVQTLVRKGDPLQVGAVIRDLDKSMGGQKNAELCSALCSAMLHAHTGNEERLQQSLDAALAANRHSVGGSNTLKTELARHCLAHGREDGAAEVMREVMRNAPDSAAMTRAMAVFELAGREELAKALARQSRQEVADMVAAGAARAGDGDFRGAVDLMGEAVTRLPDNPQVVFNAAVAVLKCLEHEGWDERMGQQALTFIAGVRRLDPRNPKLPVLSGLHQQLLRKYKPLGNSWMHPPDAR comes from the coding sequence ATGAAAGAACTCAAGGGCCTCAGCGCACTGATCATCGAGCCGCATCCGGGCATGCGCGCCAGCCTGCACAATATGCTCAACCTGTGCGGCCTGGCGAAGATCGATGACGCGGCCAGCTCGGGCCAGGCGATCCGCATGCTGGGCAGCAAATCGTACGATTTGATCCTGTGCGAATACGACCTCGACGGCGGGCAGGATGGCCAGCAGATGCTGGAAGACTTGCGCCATCACAAATTGATGCATGCGTCGACCATGTTCTTCATGGTCACGGGCGAAGGCAGCTTTGCCAAGGTGGTCAGCGCCGTCGAGCTGCTGCCCACCGATTACATCCTCAAACCTTTCACCGCTGAGAACATGCTCGAGCGCATCGGCCGCGCGCTGGACAAGCGCAATGCCTTCGTGCCCGTGTATGCACTGATCGACGTGGGCAATGAGCGTGCGGCGATTGCCGCCTGCGCCGAGGGCGCCAGCCTGTATCCCCGCTACGCCACCGATTTCCTGCGCCTGCGCGCGGAATTGCATTTGCTGCTGGGCGAGGCGGCCGATGCCGAGCCGATCTACGCAGCCCTGTACCAAGCCAAGTCCATTGGCTGGGCGCGCCTGGGGCAGGCCAAGACGCAATTCCTGCTGGGCGAGTATGCAGCGGCGCAGGGCACGCTGGAAGGGTTGTTGGAAAACAATAAGCGTTTTCTTGACGCGTATGACTGGCTGGCGCGCACGCACCTGGCACAAGGCAAGCCGGAACTGGCGCAGGCGACCCTGAGCGAGGCGGTGGCTCTGTCGCCGCATGCCGTGCGCCGCTTGCGCCGGCTGGGCGAGGCGGCCCTGGCGGCCGACGACATCGAGATGGCGGAAAAAGCCCTGAAGCTGGTGGTCAGCAAGGCCAAGTATTCGGAGTTCCGTGACCCGGAAGACCATGTGCGCCTGGTGCAGACCCTGGTGCGCAAGGGCGACCCGCTACAGGTGGGCGCCGTGATCCGCGACCTCGACAAGTCGATGGGCGGACAAAAGAATGCGGAGCTGTGCAGCGCCCTGTGCAGCGCCATGCTGCATGCGCATACGGGCAACGAGGAACGCCTGCAGCAATCGCTGGACGCCGCCCTGGCCGCCAACCGGCATAGCGTGGGCGGCTCGAATACGCTGAAAACGGAACTGGCGCGCCACTGCCTGGCGCACGGGCGCGAAGACGGCGCCGCCGAGGTGATGCGTGAAGTCATGCGCAATGCGCCCGACAGCGCGGCCATGACGCGCGCCATGGCCGTGTTCGAGCTGGCGGGGCGCGAGGAGTTGGCCAAGGCGCTGGCGCGGCAAAGCCGCCAGGAAGTGGCCGATATGGTGGCAGCGGGCGCCGCCAGGGCGGGAGACGGCGATTTCCGCGGCGCCGTCGATCTGATGGGCGAAGCCGTCACGCGCCTGCCCGATAATCCGCAAGTGGTCTTCAATGCGGCCGTGGCGGTACTGAAATGCCTGGAACACGAAGGCTGGGATGAGCGCATGGGGCAGCAGGCGCTGACGTTTATTGCCGGTGTGCGCCGCCTGGACCCACGCAACCCCAAATTGCCCGTGCTATCGGGCTTGCATCAGCAGTTGTTGCGTAAATATAAGCCCCTTGGCAACTCCTGGATGCATCCGCCTGACGCCCGGTGA
- the tuf gene encoding elongation factor Tu, whose product MAKGKFERTKPHVNVGTIGHVDHGKTTLTAAIATVLSKKFGGEAKAYDQIDAAPEEKARGITINTAHVEYETASRHYAHVDCPGHADYIKNMITGAAQMDGAILVCSAADGPMPQTREHILLARQVGVPYIIVFLNKCDLVDDAELLELVEMEVRELLSKYEFPGDDVPIIKGSARMALEGKEGEMGVDAVLRLADALDSYIPTPERAVDGAFLMPVEDVFSISGRGTVVTGRIERGIVKVGEEIEIVGIIDTVKTTCTGVEMFRKLLDQGQAGDNVGLLLRGTKREDVQRGQVLAKPGSIKPHAHFTGEIYVLSKDEGGRHTPFFNNYRPQFYFRTTDVTGSIELPADKEMVMPGDNVSITVKLINPIAMEEGLRFAIREGGRTVGAGVVAKILA is encoded by the coding sequence ATGGCAAAAGGTAAATTCGAACGGACCAAGCCGCACGTCAACGTCGGCACCATCGGCCACGTCGACCACGGTAAAACCACGCTGACCGCTGCAATCGCAACGGTTCTGTCGAAGAAATTCGGCGGCGAAGCTAAAGCATACGACCAGATCGATGCAGCACCGGAAGAAAAAGCGCGCGGTATCACGATTAACACCGCCCACGTCGAGTACGAAACGGCATCGCGTCACTACGCGCACGTTGACTGCCCAGGCCACGCCGATTACATCAAAAACATGATTACCGGTGCCGCGCAGATGGACGGCGCGATCCTGGTATGCTCCGCAGCTGACGGCCCAATGCCACAGACCCGCGAACACATCCTGCTGGCCCGCCAAGTTGGCGTTCCATACATCATCGTGTTCCTGAACAAGTGCGACCTGGTCGACGACGCAGAGCTGCTGGAACTGGTTGAAATGGAAGTGCGCGAGCTGTTGTCGAAGTATGAGTTCCCTGGCGACGACGTGCCTATCATCAAAGGTTCGGCACGTATGGCGCTGGAAGGCAAAGAAGGCGAAATGGGCGTAGATGCAGTGTTGCGTCTGGCCGATGCCCTCGATTCCTACATCCCAACGCCAGAGCGCGCTGTTGACGGTGCTTTCCTGATGCCAGTGGAAGACGTGTTCTCGATCTCGGGTCGCGGTACCGTGGTCACCGGTCGTATCGAGCGCGGCATTGTCAAAGTCGGCGAAGAGATCGAAATCGTTGGTATTATCGATACCGTCAAAACGACTTGCACCGGCGTGGAAATGTTCCGCAAACTGCTGGATCAAGGTCAAGCAGGCGACAACGTTGGTCTGCTGCTGCGCGGCACCAAGCGTGAAGACGTGCAACGTGGTCAAGTTCTGGCCAAGCCAGGCTCGATCAAGCCGCATGCGCACTTCACCGGCGAGATCTATGTTCTGTCGAAAGACGAAGGCGGCCGTCATACGCCATTCTTCAACAACTATCGTCCACAGTTCTACTTCCGCACGACGGACGTGACTGGTTCGATCGAGTTGCCAGCAGACAAAGAAATGGTTATGCCAGGCGATAACGTGTCGATCACCGTCAAGCTGATCAACCCGATCGCGATGGAAGAAGGCCTGCGCTTCGCTATCCGTGAAGGCGGTCGTACCGTCGGCGCCGGCGTGGTTGCAAAAATCCTCGCATAA
- the secE gene encoding preprotein translocase subunit SecE yields MSNQSVQTVSTSSDKIKVALAIVAAIAGVVGFYYLAGQPALVRASALVAGLVIAVALLYISTTGREFLNFAKEAVRETKKVVWPTRKEATQITAIVFAFVLVMAIFLWGTDKLLEFLLYDVILGWKK; encoded by the coding sequence ATGTCAAATCAATCCGTGCAAACCGTTAGCACGTCGAGTGACAAGATAAAAGTCGCGCTGGCAATAGTGGCTGCGATTGCAGGAGTAGTCGGGTTTTATTACCTGGCAGGCCAACCAGCTCTGGTGCGTGCAAGCGCGCTTGTGGCTGGTTTGGTTATTGCTGTTGCACTCTTGTATATCTCGACGACCGGCCGTGAATTTCTCAATTTCGCCAAAGAAGCTGTGCGCGAAACCAAGAAAGTCGTTTGGCCTACCCGCAAAGAAGCCACGCAGATTACTGCGATCGTGTTTGCCTTTGTGCTGGTCATGGCGATTTTCCTGTGGGGCACGGATAAATTGCTCGAGTTTTTGTTGTATGACGTAATTCTGGGTTGGAAAAAATAA